In Thermoanaerobacterales bacterium, a single window of DNA contains:
- the ilvE gene encoding branched-chain-amino-acid transaminase: MGLIIYLNGEYVPKERAVVSVFDHGYLYGDGVFEGIRAYHNRVFKLPEHLVRLYESARSILLEIPMSIDEMQEVVLETLRRNNLRDAYIRLVVSRGKGDLGLDPKKCPRPTVVCIAASIQLYPEELYTQGLEVVTAATRRNLTEALNPRVKSLNYLNNILAKIEGAMAGCAEALMLNAEGYVCEATGDNIFIVRNGVLITPPSFVGVLEGVTRNTVMDLARERGIPVVEQVFGRHDVYTADECFLTGTAAELIPVVKVDGRPIGSGRPGEMTWQLIRAFRELTKHDGPVIFPEG; the protein is encoded by the coding sequence ATGGGGCTCATCATCTACCTGAACGGGGAATACGTCCCGAAGGAGCGCGCGGTCGTCTCGGTTTTCGACCACGGGTACCTGTACGGTGACGGCGTCTTTGAAGGTATCCGGGCCTACCATAACCGGGTCTTCAAGTTGCCCGAGCACCTGGTCCGCCTGTATGAGTCCGCGCGGTCGATCTTGCTGGAGATCCCGATGAGCATCGACGAGATGCAGGAAGTGGTCCTGGAGACCCTGCGCCGCAACAACCTGCGCGACGCCTACATCCGCCTGGTGGTCTCCCGCGGGAAGGGCGACCTGGGCCTCGACCCGAAGAAATGCCCCCGCCCGACGGTGGTCTGCATCGCCGCGTCGATCCAGCTCTATCCCGAGGAACTTTACACGCAGGGCCTGGAGGTCGTCACCGCGGCCACGCGGCGCAACCTGACCGAGGCCCTGAACCCCCGCGTGAAGTCCCTCAACTATCTGAACAACATCCTGGCCAAGATCGAGGGCGCGATGGCCGGCTGCGCCGAGGCGCTTATGCTCAACGCCGAAGGCTACGTCTGCGAGGCCACGGGGGATAACATCTTCATTGTCAGGAACGGCGTGTTGATTACTCCCCCGTCCTTTGTCGGGGTGTTGGAGGGCGTGACGCGGAACACGGTCATGGACCTGGCCCGTGAGCGGGGCATCCCGGTGGTGGAGCAGGTCTTCGGCCGCCACGACGTCTATACCGCCGACGAGTGCTTCCTCACCGGCACCGCGGCCGAGCTTATCCCGGTCGTCAAGGTCGACGGGCGGCCGATCGGCTCCGGCAGGCCGGGCGAAATGACCTGGCAACTGATCCGCGC